One Agelaius phoeniceus isolate bAgePho1 chromosome 6, bAgePho1.hap1, whole genome shotgun sequence DNA window includes the following coding sequences:
- the CAPRIN1 gene encoding caprin-1 isoform X3, translated as MPSATNSTMASSTTGSTTGKAGPGSEAAPAAAAPQAAAGVNITTVQTEAMKQILGVIDKKLRNLEKKKSKLDDYQERMNKGERLNQDQLDAVSKYQEVTNNLEFAKELQRSFMALSQDIQKTIKKTARREQLMREEAEQKRLKTVLELQFILEKLGDDEVRSDLKQGSNGVPVLTEEELTMLDEFYKLVYPERDMSMRLNEQYEQASVHLWDLLEGKEKPVCGTTYKALKEIVERILQTSYFDSTHNHQNGLCEEEEAAPAPAVEDAAAEAEPDPAEEFTEPTEVESTEYVNRQFMAETQFSSSEKEQVDEWTVETVEVVNSLQQQTQATSPPVPEPHALTAVAQADPLVRRQRVQDLMAQMQGPYNFMQDSMLEFENQTLDPAIVSAQPMNPAQSLDMPQMVCPPVHAESRLAQPTQVPVQPEATQASMSLNADQTPSSSSLPTASQPQVFQAGSSKPLHSSGINVNAAPFQSMQTVFNMNAPVPPVNEPETLKQQNQYQASYNQSFSNQPHQVEQSDLQQEQLQTVVGTYHGSPDQSHQVAGNHQQPPQQSTGFPRNSQPYYNSRGVSRGGSRGARGLMNGYRGPANGFRGGYDGYRPSFSNTPNSGYTQPQFNAPRDYSNYQRDGYQQNFKRGSGQSGPRGAPRGRGGPPRPNRGMPQMNAQQVN; from the exons ATGCCCTCGGCTACCAACAGCACCATGGCGAGCAGCACCACCGGCAGCACCACCGGCAAAGCGGGACCGGGCAGCGAGGctgccccggcggcggcggccccgcagGCGGCGGCGGGTGTGAACATCACCACGGTGCAGACCGAGGCCATGAAGCAGATCCTGGGGGTTATCGACAAGAAGCTGCGCAACCtggagaagaagaag aGCAAACTTGATGATTACCAGGAACGAATGAACAAGGGAGAACGTCTGAATCAAGATCAACTG gatgcaGTGTCAAAGTACCAGGAAGTGACAAATAATCTGGAATTTGCTAAGGAACTGCAGAGGAGTTTTATGGCTCTGAGCCAAGAT ATCCAGAAAACAATAAAGAAGACAGCTCGCAGGGAGCAGCTGATGCGAGAGGAGGCCGAGCAGAAGCGTTTAAAGAcggtgctggagctgcagttcattctggagaagctgggggaCGATGAAGTGCGCAGTGACCTCAAACAGGGATCCAACGGGGTGCCAGTGCTGACAGAGGAGGAGCTGACAATGCTGGATGAGTTCTATAAGCTGGTTTACCCTGAACGAGACATGAGCATGAG gtTGAATGAGCAGTATGAGCAAGCATCTGTTCACCTGTGGGACTTactggaagggaaggaaaaaccaGTTTGTGGAACAACCT ATAAAGCACTGAAGGAGATTGTTGAACGCATCCTTCAGACCAGTTACTTTGACAGCACCCACAACCACCAGAACGGGCtgtgtgaggaagaggaggcagcaCCTGCACCTGCAGTAGAAGAcgctgcagcagaggctg aacCTGATCCAGCAGAAGAATTTACTGAGCCAACTGAAGTTGAATCAACTGAG tatgtAAACAGACAATTCATGGCAGAGACTCAGTTCAGCAGTAGTGAGAAGGAACAGGTAGATGAGTGGACAGTTGAAACGGTTGAG GTTGTAAATTCCCTGCAGCAACAGACACAGGCGACGTCTCCTCCCGTCCCGGAACCTCACGCACTCACTGCTGTGGCTCAGGCAGACCCCCTGGTCAGGAGACAGCGAGTACAGGACCTCATGGCACAGATGCAGGGCCCCTACAACTTCATGCAG gactcgATGCTGGAATTTGAGAACCAAACGCTTGATCCTGCCATTGTATCTGCACAGCCCATGAACCCAGCCCAGAGTTTGGACATGCCCCAAATGGTTTGCCCTCCAG TTCATGCTGAGTCAAGACTTGCCCAGCCTACCCAAGTTCCTGTGCAACCAGAAGCTACACAG GCTTCCATGTCCCTGAATGCAGACCAGACCCCATCCTCATCATCACTTCCCACTGCATCCCAGCCACAGGTGTTCCAGGCTGGATCCAGCAAGCCTTTGCATAGCAGCGGAATCAACgtcaatgcagctccattccaaTCCATGCAAACA GTATTCAACATGAATGCACCTGTTCCTCCTGTGAATGAGCCAGAAACCCTTAAGCAGCAAAACCAGTACCAGGCCAGTTACAACCAGAGTTTCTCCAATCAACCTCACCAAGTAGAACAATCAGATCTCCAGCAAGAACAACTCCAGACAG TGGTTGGTACCTACCACGGTTCCCCGGACCAGAGTCACCAAGTGGCAGGAAACCACCAGCAGCCTCCCCAGCAGAGCACTGGATTTCCCAGGAACAGCCAGCCTTACTACAACAGCCGGGGCGTGTCCCGGGGGGGATCCCGCGGGGCCCGGGGCCTCATGAACGGCTACAGGGGCCCTGCAAATGGATTCAGAG GGGGGTACGATGGCTACCGTCCTTCCTTTTCCAACACTCCAAACAGTGGCTACACACAGCCCCAGTTCAATGCTCCTCGGGATTACTCAAACTACCAGAGG GATGGATATCAACAAAATTTCAAACGTGGCTCTGGACAAAGTGGACCTCGGGGAGCTCCTAGAG GTCGTGGAGGGCCCCCCAGACCAAACAGAGGGATGCCTCAGATGAACGCTCAGCAAGTGAATTAA
- the CAPRIN1 gene encoding caprin-1 isoform X2, whose translation MPSATNSTMASSTTGSTTGKAGPGSEAAPAAAAPQAAAGVNITTVQTEAMKQILGVIDKKLRNLEKKKSKLDDYQERMNKGERLNQDQLDAVSKYQEVTNNLEFAKELQRSFMALSQDIQKTIKKTARREQLMREEAEQKRLKTVLELQFILEKLGDDEVRSDLKQGSNGVPVLTEEELTMLDEFYKLVYPERDMSMRLNEQYEQASVHLWDLLEGKEKPVCGTTYKALKEIVERILQTSYFDSTHNHQNGLCEEEEAAPAPAVEDAAAEAEPDPAEEFTEPTEVESTEVVNSLQQQTQATSPPVPEPHALTAVAQADPLVRRQRVQDLMAQMQGPYNFMQDSMLEFENQTLDPAIVSAQPMNPAQSLDMPQMVCPPVHAESRLAQPTQVPVQPEATQVPLVSSTSEGYTASQPMYQPSHTAEQRPQKESIDQIQASMSLNADQTPSSSSLPTASQPQVFQAGSSKPLHSSGINVNAAPFQSMQTVFNMNAPVPPVNEPETLKQQNQYQASYNQSFSNQPHQVEQSDLQQEQLQTVVGTYHGSPDQSHQVAGNHQQPPQQSTGFPRNSQPYYNSRGVSRGGSRGARGLMNGYRGPANGFRGGYDGYRPSFSNTPNSGYTQPQFNAPRDYSNYQRDGYQQNFKRGSGQSGPRGAPRGRGGPPRPNRGMPQMNAQQVN comes from the exons ATGCCCTCGGCTACCAACAGCACCATGGCGAGCAGCACCACCGGCAGCACCACCGGCAAAGCGGGACCGGGCAGCGAGGctgccccggcggcggcggccccgcagGCGGCGGCGGGTGTGAACATCACCACGGTGCAGACCGAGGCCATGAAGCAGATCCTGGGGGTTATCGACAAGAAGCTGCGCAACCtggagaagaagaag aGCAAACTTGATGATTACCAGGAACGAATGAACAAGGGAGAACGTCTGAATCAAGATCAACTG gatgcaGTGTCAAAGTACCAGGAAGTGACAAATAATCTGGAATTTGCTAAGGAACTGCAGAGGAGTTTTATGGCTCTGAGCCAAGAT ATCCAGAAAACAATAAAGAAGACAGCTCGCAGGGAGCAGCTGATGCGAGAGGAGGCCGAGCAGAAGCGTTTAAAGAcggtgctggagctgcagttcattctggagaagctgggggaCGATGAAGTGCGCAGTGACCTCAAACAGGGATCCAACGGGGTGCCAGTGCTGACAGAGGAGGAGCTGACAATGCTGGATGAGTTCTATAAGCTGGTTTACCCTGAACGAGACATGAGCATGAG gtTGAATGAGCAGTATGAGCAAGCATCTGTTCACCTGTGGGACTTactggaagggaaggaaaaaccaGTTTGTGGAACAACCT ATAAAGCACTGAAGGAGATTGTTGAACGCATCCTTCAGACCAGTTACTTTGACAGCACCCACAACCACCAGAACGGGCtgtgtgaggaagaggaggcagcaCCTGCACCTGCAGTAGAAGAcgctgcagcagaggctg aacCTGATCCAGCAGAAGAATTTACTGAGCCAACTGAAGTTGAATCAACTGAG GTTGTAAATTCCCTGCAGCAACAGACACAGGCGACGTCTCCTCCCGTCCCGGAACCTCACGCACTCACTGCTGTGGCTCAGGCAGACCCCCTGGTCAGGAGACAGCGAGTACAGGACCTCATGGCACAGATGCAGGGCCCCTACAACTTCATGCAG gactcgATGCTGGAATTTGAGAACCAAACGCTTGATCCTGCCATTGTATCTGCACAGCCCATGAACCCAGCCCAGAGTTTGGACATGCCCCAAATGGTTTGCCCTCCAG TTCATGCTGAGTCAAGACTTGCCCAGCCTACCCAAGTTCCTGTGCAACCAGAAGCTACACAG GTTCCCTTGGTTTCTTCTACAAGTGAGGGATATACAGCTTCCCAACCCATGTATCAGCCTTCTCACACAGCAGAGCAACGGCCACAGAAAGAATCAATTGACCAGATTCAG GCTTCCATGTCCCTGAATGCAGACCAGACCCCATCCTCATCATCACTTCCCACTGCATCCCAGCCACAGGTGTTCCAGGCTGGATCCAGCAAGCCTTTGCATAGCAGCGGAATCAACgtcaatgcagctccattccaaTCCATGCAAACA GTATTCAACATGAATGCACCTGTTCCTCCTGTGAATGAGCCAGAAACCCTTAAGCAGCAAAACCAGTACCAGGCCAGTTACAACCAGAGTTTCTCCAATCAACCTCACCAAGTAGAACAATCAGATCTCCAGCAAGAACAACTCCAGACAG TGGTTGGTACCTACCACGGTTCCCCGGACCAGAGTCACCAAGTGGCAGGAAACCACCAGCAGCCTCCCCAGCAGAGCACTGGATTTCCCAGGAACAGCCAGCCTTACTACAACAGCCGGGGCGTGTCCCGGGGGGGATCCCGCGGGGCCCGGGGCCTCATGAACGGCTACAGGGGCCCTGCAAATGGATTCAGAG GGGGGTACGATGGCTACCGTCCTTCCTTTTCCAACACTCCAAACAGTGGCTACACACAGCCCCAGTTCAATGCTCCTCGGGATTACTCAAACTACCAGAGG GATGGATATCAACAAAATTTCAAACGTGGCTCTGGACAAAGTGGACCTCGGGGAGCTCCTAGAG GTCGTGGAGGGCCCCCCAGACCAAACAGAGGGATGCCTCAGATGAACGCTCAGCAAGTGAATTAA
- the CAPRIN1 gene encoding caprin-1 isoform X1 — protein sequence MPSATNSTMASSTTGSTTGKAGPGSEAAPAAAAPQAAAGVNITTVQTEAMKQILGVIDKKLRNLEKKKSKLDDYQERMNKGERLNQDQLDAVSKYQEVTNNLEFAKELQRSFMALSQDIQKTIKKTARREQLMREEAEQKRLKTVLELQFILEKLGDDEVRSDLKQGSNGVPVLTEEELTMLDEFYKLVYPERDMSMRLNEQYEQASVHLWDLLEGKEKPVCGTTYKALKEIVERILQTSYFDSTHNHQNGLCEEEEAAPAPAVEDAAAEAEPDPAEEFTEPTEVESTEYVNRQFMAETQFSSSEKEQVDEWTVETVEVVNSLQQQTQATSPPVPEPHALTAVAQADPLVRRQRVQDLMAQMQGPYNFMQDSMLEFENQTLDPAIVSAQPMNPAQSLDMPQMVCPPVHAESRLAQPTQVPVQPEATQVPLVSSTSEGYTASQPMYQPSHTAEQRPQKESIDQIQASMSLNADQTPSSSSLPTASQPQVFQAGSSKPLHSSGINVNAAPFQSMQTVFNMNAPVPPVNEPETLKQQNQYQASYNQSFSNQPHQVEQSDLQQEQLQTVVGTYHGSPDQSHQVAGNHQQPPQQSTGFPRNSQPYYNSRGVSRGGSRGARGLMNGYRGPANGFRGGYDGYRPSFSNTPNSGYTQPQFNAPRDYSNYQRDGYQQNFKRGSGQSGPRGAPRGRGGPPRPNRGMPQMNAQQVN from the exons ATGCCCTCGGCTACCAACAGCACCATGGCGAGCAGCACCACCGGCAGCACCACCGGCAAAGCGGGACCGGGCAGCGAGGctgccccggcggcggcggccccgcagGCGGCGGCGGGTGTGAACATCACCACGGTGCAGACCGAGGCCATGAAGCAGATCCTGGGGGTTATCGACAAGAAGCTGCGCAACCtggagaagaagaag aGCAAACTTGATGATTACCAGGAACGAATGAACAAGGGAGAACGTCTGAATCAAGATCAACTG gatgcaGTGTCAAAGTACCAGGAAGTGACAAATAATCTGGAATTTGCTAAGGAACTGCAGAGGAGTTTTATGGCTCTGAGCCAAGAT ATCCAGAAAACAATAAAGAAGACAGCTCGCAGGGAGCAGCTGATGCGAGAGGAGGCCGAGCAGAAGCGTTTAAAGAcggtgctggagctgcagttcattctggagaagctgggggaCGATGAAGTGCGCAGTGACCTCAAACAGGGATCCAACGGGGTGCCAGTGCTGACAGAGGAGGAGCTGACAATGCTGGATGAGTTCTATAAGCTGGTTTACCCTGAACGAGACATGAGCATGAG gtTGAATGAGCAGTATGAGCAAGCATCTGTTCACCTGTGGGACTTactggaagggaaggaaaaaccaGTTTGTGGAACAACCT ATAAAGCACTGAAGGAGATTGTTGAACGCATCCTTCAGACCAGTTACTTTGACAGCACCCACAACCACCAGAACGGGCtgtgtgaggaagaggaggcagcaCCTGCACCTGCAGTAGAAGAcgctgcagcagaggctg aacCTGATCCAGCAGAAGAATTTACTGAGCCAACTGAAGTTGAATCAACTGAG tatgtAAACAGACAATTCATGGCAGAGACTCAGTTCAGCAGTAGTGAGAAGGAACAGGTAGATGAGTGGACAGTTGAAACGGTTGAG GTTGTAAATTCCCTGCAGCAACAGACACAGGCGACGTCTCCTCCCGTCCCGGAACCTCACGCACTCACTGCTGTGGCTCAGGCAGACCCCCTGGTCAGGAGACAGCGAGTACAGGACCTCATGGCACAGATGCAGGGCCCCTACAACTTCATGCAG gactcgATGCTGGAATTTGAGAACCAAACGCTTGATCCTGCCATTGTATCTGCACAGCCCATGAACCCAGCCCAGAGTTTGGACATGCCCCAAATGGTTTGCCCTCCAG TTCATGCTGAGTCAAGACTTGCCCAGCCTACCCAAGTTCCTGTGCAACCAGAAGCTACACAG GTTCCCTTGGTTTCTTCTACAAGTGAGGGATATACAGCTTCCCAACCCATGTATCAGCCTTCTCACACAGCAGAGCAACGGCCACAGAAAGAATCAATTGACCAGATTCAG GCTTCCATGTCCCTGAATGCAGACCAGACCCCATCCTCATCATCACTTCCCACTGCATCCCAGCCACAGGTGTTCCAGGCTGGATCCAGCAAGCCTTTGCATAGCAGCGGAATCAACgtcaatgcagctccattccaaTCCATGCAAACA GTATTCAACATGAATGCACCTGTTCCTCCTGTGAATGAGCCAGAAACCCTTAAGCAGCAAAACCAGTACCAGGCCAGTTACAACCAGAGTTTCTCCAATCAACCTCACCAAGTAGAACAATCAGATCTCCAGCAAGAACAACTCCAGACAG TGGTTGGTACCTACCACGGTTCCCCGGACCAGAGTCACCAAGTGGCAGGAAACCACCAGCAGCCTCCCCAGCAGAGCACTGGATTTCCCAGGAACAGCCAGCCTTACTACAACAGCCGGGGCGTGTCCCGGGGGGGATCCCGCGGGGCCCGGGGCCTCATGAACGGCTACAGGGGCCCTGCAAATGGATTCAGAG GGGGGTACGATGGCTACCGTCCTTCCTTTTCCAACACTCCAAACAGTGGCTACACACAGCCCCAGTTCAATGCTCCTCGGGATTACTCAAACTACCAGAGG GATGGATATCAACAAAATTTCAAACGTGGCTCTGGACAAAGTGGACCTCGGGGAGCTCCTAGAG GTCGTGGAGGGCCCCCCAGACCAAACAGAGGGATGCCTCAGATGAACGCTCAGCAAGTGAATTAA